From a region of the Desulfuromonas sp. KJ2020 genome:
- the ybgF gene encoding tol-pal system protein YbgF, which produces MVKGWKVIVLMGLLAVMTAGCIPTQRDLRMERDLEEMKRRLASFERNAALQRQAAPGERRLDEVGRQVADLQAAVDTLRVDVQAVSGRLEDLNRQREETRQEMALIRDDLSLKVSSLEDRMAGLTAGAIPAAGNAVPASSPEALYEEGLALIRQQGNFVEGRKKMSDFVQDHAAHPLAVNAMYWIGEAYYGEKKFENAILQFQDVIQKYPDNPKAPAAMLKQGLAFHALGDVKNAKVIMQKVMETYPKSAEAEKARERLATW; this is translated from the coding sequence ATGGTGAAAGGGTGGAAAGTAATCGTGCTGATGGGGTTGCTGGCGGTCATGACGGCTGGCTGCATACCGACCCAGCGAGACCTGCGCATGGAACGGGATCTCGAGGAGATGAAGCGCCGGCTGGCCTCCTTTGAACGCAATGCGGCCCTGCAGCGTCAGGCCGCGCCGGGCGAAAGGCGCCTGGACGAGGTCGGCCGCCAGGTCGCTGATCTCCAGGCGGCGGTGGATACCTTGCGCGTGGATGTCCAGGCTGTCAGTGGCCGTTTGGAAGACCTCAACCGCCAGCGTGAGGAAACCCGTCAGGAAATGGCCCTGATCCGCGATGATCTGAGCCTGAAGGTTTCTTCCCTCGAAGACAGGATGGCTGGCCTGACAGCAGGAGCGATCCCGGCAGCCGGCAATGCCGTGCCGGCCTCGTCCCCCGAAGCGCTTTACGAGGAAGGTCTGGCGCTGATTCGCCAGCAGGGCAACTTTGTTGAAGGGCGAAAAAAGATGAGTGATTTCGTGCAGGATCATGCAGCTCATCCGCTCGCCGTCAACGCCATGTACTGGATCGGCGAGGCCTACTATGGCGAGAAGAAGTTCGAAAACGCCATTTTGCAGTTTCAGGACGTGATTCAAAAATATCCGGACAACCCCAAGGCGCCGGCCGCCATGTTGAAGCAGGGCCTGGCCTTTCACGCCCTGGGCGACGTCAAGAACGCCAAGGTTATCATGCAGAAGGTGATGGAGACCTACCCCAAGTCGGCGGAAGCCGAGAAAGCCCGCGAACGCCTGGCCACCTGGTAG
- a CDS encoding RT0821/Lpp0805 family surface protein encodes MKKALALLTLFIMLLTSCAPTAGPKEETGTLLGATGGALLGAQVGSGRGRLVAVAVGTLAGALLGQEIGRSLDRADRLAMEQNAQYALEYTRTNQTTNWINPDSGNSGTFTPVRTYQAAENQYCREYQQTVIIGGQQQLAYGTACRQPDGSWLIVK; translated from the coding sequence ATGAAAAAAGCCTTAGCCCTGCTGACCCTGTTCATCATGCTGCTGACCAGCTGTGCGCCGACTGCTGGCCCCAAAGAAGAGACCGGTACGCTCCTGGGCGCCACCGGCGGCGCTCTGCTCGGCGCCCAGGTTGGTTCGGGGCGGGGCCGTCTGGTCGCCGTCGCGGTCGGGACTTTGGCCGGCGCTCTGCTCGGGCAGGAGATCGGACGTTCCCTCGACCGTGCCGACCGCCTGGCCATGGAACAAAACGCCCAGTATGCCCTGGAATACACCCGGACCAATCAGACGACCAACTGGATCAACCCCGACAGCGGCAACTCGGGCACCTTCACCCCCGTACGCACTTATCAGGCCGCCGAAAACCAGTATTGCCGGGAATACCAGCAAACGGTCATCATCGGCGGGCAGCAGCAGTTGGCCTACGGCACGGCCTGCCGGCAGCCGGACGGCTCCTGGCTGATTGTCAAATAG
- a CDS encoding MFS transporter — protein MEHPSATDQQRRRLVPLLCFIVFFSVLNGTMFNVAVPDIAAEFSLSPGEVSWVITIYIVAFALAAVTYGKLADLFPVRNLITIGLLFFNVGALMGTVADWYPLLIGARFIQAVGGGSIPAMGMLVATRYFPPEMRGRVLGAVASTVAFASGVGPLVGGLLAGSFDWRTLFLLSHMTLAAIPLFWRFLTAEAGSRGEFDRLGAGYLATAVVLLLLFVAQGEAWALPLGALALLVFVRHIRRHPAPFVPVSLFVNSRYSLGLLTVFLAVGTVFGMFFLIPLLLRQIHQLDTLKIGLALFPGAMAAAILGNIGGRLADRVGSTVVVRSGLVLLSVGFLSLAAMAGHSAYAVALVLMVCYVGFSLIHAALAKTISLTLPHAQTGIGMGFYNLVFFTAGAFGAAVAARLLEMAPGLGAQALSATPYRLVFLLSAGTDLLALALFYYRFRRSEETSP, from the coding sequence ATGGAACATCCCTCCGCCACGGACCAGCAACGCCGGCGCCTGGTGCCGCTGCTGTGCTTTATCGTTTTTTTCTCCGTTCTGAACGGCACCATGTTCAATGTAGCGGTTCCCGACATCGCCGCCGAGTTCAGCCTCTCCCCCGGCGAGGTCAGCTGGGTGATCACCATCTATATCGTCGCCTTCGCCCTGGCGGCCGTCACCTACGGCAAACTGGCCGATCTTTTCCCCGTACGCAACCTCATTACCATCGGCCTCCTTTTTTTCAACGTCGGCGCCCTGATGGGCACCGTCGCCGACTGGTATCCCCTGTTGATCGGCGCCCGCTTTATTCAGGCGGTCGGCGGCGGCTCCATCCCGGCCATGGGCATGCTGGTGGCGACGCGCTACTTTCCGCCGGAGATGCGGGGGCGGGTGCTGGGGGCCGTTGCCTCCACCGTCGCCTTTGCCTCGGGCGTGGGCCCGCTGGTTGGCGGCCTGCTGGCCGGGAGTTTCGACTGGCGTACCCTTTTCCTCCTCTCGCACATGACCCTGGCGGCTATCCCCCTGTTTTGGCGATTTCTGACGGCCGAAGCCGGGTCTCGCGGGGAGTTCGACCGCCTCGGCGCCGGCTATCTGGCTACGGCCGTGGTGCTGCTGTTGCTCTTTGTGGCCCAGGGGGAAGCCTGGGCGTTGCCCTTGGGGGCGCTGGCCCTGCTGGTCTTTGTCCGCCACATCCGCCGCCATCCGGCGCCCTTTGTGCCGGTCTCTCTTTTTGTCAATTCCCGTTACAGCCTGGGATTGTTGACTGTCTTTCTGGCCGTGGGGACGGTCTTCGGCATGTTTTTTCTCATCCCCCTGCTTCTGCGGCAGATCCATCAGCTCGACACCCTCAAGATCGGTCTGGCCCTGTTCCCCGGTGCTATGGCGGCTGCCATTCTGGGTAACATCGGCGGTCGCCTGGCGGATCGGGTCGGTAGCACGGTGGTGGTGCGCAGCGGTCTGGTTCTGCTCAGTGTCGGGTTTCTGTCGTTGGCCGCGATGGCCGGCCATTCGGCCTATGCTGTCGCCCTCGTGCTGATGGTCTGTTATGTCGGTTTTTCGCTCATTCACGCGGCTTTGGCCAAGACTATATCCCTGACCCTCCCGCACGCGCAGACCGGCATTGGCATGGGTTTCTACAATCTCGTCTTCTTTACTGCCGGCGCTTTCGGTGCCGCCGTGGCCGCCCGGTTGCTGGAAATGGCCCCCGGCCTCGGTGCGCAAGCCTTGTCGGCGACTCCTTATCGGCTGGTCTTTCTGTTGTCGGCAGGTACCGATTTGCTGGCCCTGGCCCTTTTTTACTATCGCTTCAGGAGGAGTGAGGAGACAAGCCCTTGA
- a CDS encoding DUF488 domain-containing protein — MSVYLKRAYEPLQAQDGYRVLVDGLWPRGLSKDALQVQEWLKEIAPSRELRRWFGHDPDRWEEFRRRYFEELEAKGEALTELQERARQGTLTLVYAARDEEHNNAVALRDYLLRRK, encoded by the coding sequence ATGTCCGTTTACCTGAAAAGAGCCTATGAGCCGCTCCAGGCGCAGGATGGCTATCGCGTGCTGGTCGATGGCCTGTGGCCGCGGGGCCTGTCCAAGGACGCACTGCAGGTACAAGAATGGTTGAAGGAGATCGCGCCCAGCCGTGAGCTGCGGCGGTGGTTCGGGCATGATCCGGACCGGTGGGAAGAATTCAGGCGCCGCTACTTCGAGGAACTGGAGGCGAAGGGGGAGGCGCTGACAGAACTGCAGGAGCGGGCCAGGCAGGGGACCCTGACTCTGGTCTACGCCGCCCGCGACGAGGAGCACAACAACGCCGTGGCGCTGCGGGACTACCTGCTCCGTCGGAAGTGA
- a CDS encoding DUF6448 family protein, producing the protein MKEMGRQALLRRATFFLLVVGLLLPGLAAAHCDALDGPVVVEARAALERQDVAPVLKWVRAADEEAIRDAFAQTVAVRQLSPAAQELADHYFFETLVRIHRAGEGAPYTGLKPAGAIAPVVARADRALQQGSVDDLAKAIAAHAEEGVRDYFQLAHEARQQADSSVAAGREFVEAYVTYVHYIEGIAKAVHEAPHHGQPAAPSAHQH; encoded by the coding sequence ATGAAAGAAATGGGACGACAGGCGCTGTTGAGACGGGCAACTTTTTTCCTGCTGGTGGTGGGCTTGCTGCTGCCGGGGCTGGCCGCCGCCCACTGCGATGCCCTCGACGGGCCGGTGGTGGTCGAGGCCAGGGCTGCCCTGGAAAGGCAGGACGTGGCCCCCGTTCTTAAGTGGGTAAGAGCCGCCGATGAAGAGGCCATACGCGACGCCTTCGCCCAGACTGTCGCCGTGCGGCAGCTCTCCCCAGCCGCCCAAGAGTTGGCCGATCACTACTTCTTTGAAACCCTGGTGCGTATTCACCGGGCCGGCGAAGGGGCACCCTACACCGGCCTCAAGCCTGCCGGCGCCATCGCTCCGGTTGTAGCCCGCGCTGATCGGGCCCTGCAGCAGGGCTCCGTCGACGACCTGGCCAAAGCCATTGCCGCCCACGCGGAAGAAGGTGTGCGTGACTATTTCCAGCTTGCCCATGAGGCCCGGCAGCAGGCCGACAGTAGCGTGGCGGCCGGACGCGAGTTCGTCGAGGCCTATGTTACCTACGTACATTATATCGAGGGCATCGCCAAAGCCGTGCATGAGGCACCCCATCACGGCCAGCCCGCGGCGCCGAGCGCTCATCAGCACTAG
- the ric gene encoding iron-sulfur cluster repair di-iron protein, which produces MTTKTTTPKPNHLEQTVGDLVAEDYRNAAIFEKHGIDFCCGGQVTLGNAARDKGLDPDDLLRELKAAKETATGGHENYTAWDLAFLADYIVNTHHSWLNDHLGQIAAYAHKIAEVHGEHHPEVIRIATLFDGIAADMVEHLREEEEVFFPAIKRIEAAHQAGTAPSMEDASLLRRTLETLHRDHEAIGEATHEIRRLAGDYTIPADVCNTFAVTYRLLKEFEDDLHKHVHLENNILFPKAAKLLPAA; this is translated from the coding sequence ATGACAACCAAGACCACAACACCGAAACCAAACCATTTGGAACAGACCGTGGGCGACCTGGTCGCTGAGGATTACCGAAACGCGGCCATCTTTGAGAAACACGGTATCGACTTCTGCTGCGGCGGTCAGGTGACCCTGGGCAACGCCGCCCGCGACAAGGGCCTTGACCCCGACGACCTCCTTCGTGAACTCAAGGCAGCCAAAGAAACGGCGACTGGCGGGCACGAAAACTACACCGCCTGGGATCTGGCCTTTTTGGCCGATTATATCGTCAATACCCACCATTCCTGGCTCAACGACCATCTGGGTCAGATCGCCGCCTACGCCCACAAGATCGCCGAGGTCCATGGCGAACACCACCCCGAGGTGATTCGCATCGCCACCCTTTTCGACGGCATCGCTGCCGACATGGTAGAGCACCTGCGCGAAGAGGAAGAGGTCTTCTTTCCCGCCATCAAGCGCATCGAAGCCGCCCACCAGGCCGGCACCGCACCGTCTATGGAAGATGCCAGTCTCTTGCGACGGACTCTGGAAACCCTCCATCGCGACCATGAGGCCATTGGCGAGGCGACCCACGAAATCCGTCGTCTGGCTGGCGACTACACAATCCCTGCCGATGTCTGCAACACCTTCGCGGTTACCTATCGCCTGCTCAAGGAATTTGAGGATGACCTCCACAAGCACGTGCATCTGGAGAATAATATCCTCTTCCCCAAAGCGGCCAAACTGTTGCCGGCGGCATGA